From Lawsonia intracellularis PHE/MN1-00, the proteins below share one genomic window:
- a CDS encoding mannose-1-phosphate guanylyltransferase/mannose-6-phosphate isomerase, which yields MMNNIYPIILCGGSGTRLWPLSREYYPKQFINFGSGTLFENTLSCIASLRNVQNPIVVCNEEHRFFVSKLLQQQNRVATIILEPEGKNTAPAIALGVSAVSELESDPLILVLPSDHLIGSNSIFHSAVMSGISVAIEGHFVTFGVNPTGPESGFGYLQYGQEVSDGIFKILNFTEKPSKARAKEFLALGNYAWNSGIFLFRASTYLNELELLAPQIFSACKQGWDERTQDPLGFFRPNSQKFLQSPSGSIDYVIMEKTEKLYMVKLETNWSDLGSWESFYNAEVHDSMGNVVSGDVIAQDTENCYLNSTQRLVCALGVKNIIVVETADAVLVVDRNQTQNVKNLLEQLRISGRTESETHMRVFRPWGSYETLFSSTGYKVKKITVSPGATLSLQLHQYRAEHWIVVYGIANVTINKAEHIVKVNQSIYIPVGVEHRLANYGEEPLEVIEVQSGSYVGEDDIIRLEDVYGRTE from the coding sequence ATGATGAATAACATTTATCCTATCATTTTGTGTGGAGGAAGTGGTACTCGCTTATGGCCGTTATCAAGAGAATATTATCCAAAACAATTCATTAATTTTGGTTCTGGCACTCTATTTGAGAATACATTGTCGTGTATAGCTTCGTTAAGAAATGTCCAAAATCCTATAGTAGTCTGTAATGAGGAACACCGTTTTTTTGTTTCGAAATTGTTACAACAACAAAATAGGGTTGCAACAATTATTTTAGAGCCAGAAGGGAAAAATACAGCCCCTGCAATTGCCCTTGGAGTATCTGCGGTTAGTGAGTTAGAAAGCGATCCTCTTATTCTTGTTTTGCCTTCAGATCACCTTATCGGTTCTAATTCTATTTTTCACTCAGCAGTAATGAGTGGAATTTCAGTTGCCATTGAAGGACATTTTGTAACATTTGGGGTGAATCCTACAGGTCCAGAGTCAGGTTTTGGTTATTTACAATATGGGCAAGAAGTTAGTGATGGTATTTTTAAAATTTTAAACTTTACTGAAAAGCCTAGTAAAGCTAGGGCAAAAGAGTTTCTTGCATTAGGCAATTATGCATGGAATAGTGGAATTTTTCTTTTTCGTGCTTCAACTTATCTAAATGAGTTAGAATTATTAGCACCACAAATTTTTAGTGCTTGTAAGCAAGGGTGGGATGAGCGTACTCAGGATCCCTTAGGTTTTTTCCGTCCTAATAGTCAAAAGTTTTTACAATCACCTTCAGGTTCTATTGATTATGTCATAATGGAAAAAACAGAAAAGCTTTATATGGTTAAACTTGAAACCAATTGGAGTGATCTGGGTTCATGGGAATCATTTTATAATGCAGAGGTACATGACAGTATGGGAAATGTTGTATCTGGAGACGTTATAGCTCAAGATACTGAAAATTGTTACCTTAATTCTACACAACGTCTTGTATGTGCATTAGGTGTTAAAAATATTATTGTTGTTGAAACAGCAGACGCTGTTCTAGTTGTGGATAGAAATCAAACACAAAATGTAAAAAATTTATTGGAACAATTACGTATTTCAGGTCGTACAGAGTCTGAAACTCACATGCGTGTTTTCCGTCCTTGGGGAAGTTATGAAACACTTTTTTCTAGTACAGGTTATAAAGTAAAAAAAATTACTGTTTCTCCTGGAGCTACATTATCACTTCAGTTACATCAATATAGAGCAGAACATTGGATTGTTGTATATGGAATAGCTAATGTTACTATAAATAAAGCAGAGCATATAGTAAAAGTTAATCAGTCTATATATATTCCTGTAGGTGTAGAACACCGGCTAGCAAACTATGGAGAAGAACCTTTGGAAGTTATTGAAGTACAGTCAGGCTCATATGTTGGAGAGGATGATATAATTCGCCTTGAAGATGTTTATGGAAGAACAGAGTAA
- the rpsK gene encoding 30S ribosomal protein S11: MAKPKRIGKKREKKNIPVGVVHIQASFNNTIITFTDPRGNTISWASSGQSGFKGSRKSTPFAAQVAAEQAARRAQDNGMRTVGIYVKGPGSGRESAMRAINAVGFKVAFIRDITPIPHNGCRPPKRRRV; this comes from the coding sequence ATGGCTAAACCAAAACGTATTGGGAAAAAACGTGAAAAGAAAAATATTCCTGTTGGAGTAGTTCATATTCAAGCATCTTTTAACAATACAATAATTACATTTACAGACCCACGTGGAAATACTATTAGTTGGGCAAGTTCTGGTCAAAGTGGTTTTAAAGGTTCACGTAAATCAACTCCTTTTGCAGCACAAGTTGCAGCAGAACAGGCTGCACGTCGTGCTCAAGATAATGGTATGCGTACTGTGGGGATATATGTAAAAGGGCCAGGTTCTGGACGTGAATCTGCTATGCGTGCTATTAATGCTGTAGGATTTAAAGTTGCTTTTATTCGTGATATTACCCCCATTCCACATAATGGTTGTCGCCCACCTAAGAGGCGTCGTGTCTAG
- the rpsM gene encoding 30S ribosomal protein S13, whose protein sequence is MARIAGIDLPRGKRSDIALSYIYGVGRVTALKVLDAVGINWSRSIDDLSAEELNEVRKELEKNYKVEGELRREVSANIKRLMDIGCYRGLRHRKGLPVHGQRTHTNARTRKGPRKGAVGKKK, encoded by the coding sequence GTGGCTAGAATAGCTGGTATTGATTTGCCAAGAGGTAAACGTTCAGATATAGCATTAAGTTATATTTATGGTGTTGGTAGAGTAACAGCTCTAAAAGTTCTTGATGCTGTAGGTATTAACTGGAGTCGTAGTATTGATGATCTTTCTGCTGAAGAGTTGAATGAAGTTCGTAAAGAGCTTGAGAAAAATTATAAGGTAGAAGGAGAGTTACGTAGAGAAGTGTCAGCTAATATTAAACGTTTAATGGATATTGGCTGCTACAGAGGTCTTAGGCATCGAAAGGGTCTTCCTGTTCATGGTCAGCGTACTCATACAAATGCACGTACAAGAAAAGGACCAAGAAAAGGTGCTGTAGGAAAGAAAAAGTAA
- the map gene encoding type I methionyl aminopeptidase gives MKKYRGTFLKNEREIGILKEANRMVATILEELEKQVRPGLSTLYFEDIVQQMCREFKVKPAFQGYYGYPYALCCSVNEAVVHGVPSEKKILQEGDIVSFDVGVLYQGFYGDAARTVPVGTISSEASQLIQITRESLELGVLETRAGNHLYDISSAIQHHVESAGFHIVKRFVGHGIGIGLHEKPEVPNFVPTVGLGIPLKVGMVLAIEPMVTIGSPEVEILEDKWTAITCDRSLAAHFEHSVAILPSGPCVLDSLV, from the coding sequence GTGAAAAAATATAGAGGTACATTCCTTAAAAATGAAAGAGAAATAGGAATTCTTAAAGAAGCAAATCGTATGGTAGCTACCATACTTGAAGAATTAGAAAAACAAGTTAGACCTGGATTATCTACTCTTTATTTTGAAGACATTGTGCAACAAATGTGTCGTGAATTCAAAGTTAAACCAGCATTCCAGGGTTATTATGGATATCCGTATGCACTATGTTGTTCTGTAAATGAAGCTGTTGTTCATGGTGTCCCATCAGAAAAAAAAATTCTTCAAGAAGGAGATATAGTTAGCTTTGATGTTGGGGTTTTATACCAAGGATTTTATGGTGATGCTGCTAGGACAGTTCCTGTAGGTACTATTTCATCGGAAGCATCTCAACTTATACAGATAACAAGAGAAAGCTTAGAACTTGGTGTGTTAGAGACAAGAGCAGGAAATCATTTATATGACATTTCTTCTGCAATTCAGCATCATGTGGAAAGTGCAGGCTTTCATATAGTTAAACGTTTTGTAGGACATGGAATTGGCATAGGGTTGCATGAAAAGCCTGAAGTTCCTAATTTTGTTCCTACTGTAGGTTTAGGAATACCTTTAAAGGTAGGAATGGTATTAGCAATTGAGCCTATGGTAACAATAGGTTCTCCAGAGGTAGAAATATTAGAAGATAAATGGACAGCTATAACTTGTGATAGAAGTTTAGCTGCTCATTTCGAGCACAGCGTTGCTATACTTCCATCTGGACCTTGTGTGTTAGATAGTCTAGTATAA
- a CDS encoding DNA-directed RNA polymerase subunit alpha, with protein MLFREGTRLINSRNWAKLVRPEAVINNMESNTTTYGRFEYEPLERGYGITIGNALRRVLLSSLQGAAFVSVKILGVQHEFTTIPGILEDVTDIILNLKQVRLAMDTDEPQHLSLFVSKKGIVTAADIQTNQHVEVLNPEQHIATLTEDIELRMEFEVRMGKGYVPAEMHEDLHEEIGLIKLDSSFSPIRNVTYVVEQARVGQMTNYDKLVLEVWTDGSVSPEDAIAYSAKIIKDQISVFINFDERISGSGGNEGSGSSDLNDNLFKGIDELELSVRATNCLRSANISTVGELVQKAEADMLKTKNFGKKSLDEIKALLTSMGLDFGMKIDGFEKKYQEWKRKQHHEA; from the coding sequence ATGCTCTTTAGAGAAGGAACTAGGCTTATTAATTCACGTAACTGGGCAAAACTTGTACGTCCAGAAGCAGTGATAAATAATATGGAATCCAATACTACGACATACGGACGTTTTGAGTATGAACCACTTGAACGTGGGTATGGTATTACTATTGGTAATGCATTACGAAGGGTGTTACTTTCATCTCTTCAGGGTGCTGCATTTGTATCTGTAAAAATTCTTGGTGTTCAACATGAGTTTACAACTATTCCTGGAATACTTGAAGATGTAACAGATATTATTCTTAACCTGAAACAGGTTCGTTTAGCTATGGATACAGATGAACCACAGCACCTTTCTCTTTTTGTATCTAAAAAAGGGATTGTTACTGCCGCTGATATCCAAACGAATCAACATGTTGAAGTTTTAAATCCAGAACAACATATTGCAACATTAACAGAAGATATTGAGCTTCGAATGGAGTTTGAAGTTCGTATGGGTAAGGGCTATGTTCCTGCAGAAATGCATGAAGATCTTCATGAGGAAATTGGTCTTATTAAGTTAGATTCAAGTTTTTCACCAATTCGTAATGTAACTTATGTAGTAGAACAAGCACGTGTTGGTCAGATGACAAACTATGATAAGTTAGTGCTGGAAGTATGGACAGATGGTTCAGTTTCTCCTGAAGATGCTATTGCATACAGTGCTAAAATTATCAAAGATCAAATTTCTGTTTTTATTAATTTTGATGAGCGTATCTCAGGGAGTGGTGGAAATGAAGGTAGCGGTAGTTCAGATCTGAATGATAATCTGTTTAAAGGTATTGATGAACTTGAACTTTCTGTACGTGCTACAAATTGTTTACGTAGTGCTAATATTTCGACTGTTGGAGAGCTTGTCCAAAAGGCAGAAGCTGATATGTTAAAGACAAAGAATTTTGGGAAAAAATCTCTTGATGAAATTAAGGCACTTCTTACTAGTATGGGGCTTGATTTTGGTATGAAGATTGACGGATTTGAGAAAAAATACCAAGAATGGAAAAGGAAGCAACATCATGAGGCATAA
- the rplO gene encoding 50S ribosomal protein L15 codes for MNLTTLYPFLEERKLRKRVGRGSASGLGCTSGKGNKGQNARSGGGVRPGFEGGQMPLQRRLPKHGFKNAFFKVEYAIFNLDWLTTFFKGKNEILLEDIYSHKLCSVGTPVKILGSGSISNIVTIEAHKFSRSALKKLHEVGGQAKIIEK; via the coding sequence ATGAACTTAACCACACTTTACCCATTTTTAGAAGAGCGTAAATTGCGTAAAAGAGTCGGGCGTGGTTCTGCTTCTGGTTTAGGTTGTACTTCAGGGAAAGGGAATAAGGGACAAAATGCCCGCTCAGGTGGAGGCGTTCGCCCAGGCTTTGAAGGTGGCCAAATGCCATTACAGCGACGTTTACCAAAACATGGATTTAAAAATGCATTTTTTAAAGTTGAATATGCAATTTTTAATTTGGATTGGTTAACAACTTTTTTTAAAGGGAAAAATGAAATTTTACTTGAAGATATTTATAGCCATAAATTATGCTCTGTGGGTACCCCTGTAAAAATTCTTGGTTCAGGTAGCATTTCTAATATAGTGACAATTGAAGCACATAAATTTAGTCGGTCTGCATTGAAGAAGCTTCATGAAGTAGGTGGTCAAGCAAAGATTATAGAAAAATAG
- the rplQ gene encoding 50S ribosomal protein L17, which translates to MRHKNSGKKLNRTPSHRKALFRNMANELIKHGKICTTETKAKELRRIVEPLITLALRNDLHSRRLAFQSMGDHQLVKHLFNNVAPAFVNVPGGYTRITRLALRRKGDCAPMAMIEFTCQKIDEKSI; encoded by the coding sequence ATGAGGCATAAAAATTCTGGTAAAAAATTAAATAGAACCCCATCTCATCGAAAAGCATTATTTCGGAATATGGCAAATGAACTTATTAAGCATGGAAAAATTTGTACAACTGAGACAAAAGCCAAAGAATTACGGAGGATTGTAGAACCTCTTATCACACTGGCTTTAAGAAATGACTTACATTCACGTAGATTAGCTTTTCAATCAATGGGTGATCATCAGTTGGTAAAGCATCTATTTAATAATGTAGCTCCAGCGTTTGTTAATGTTCCTGGTGGTTATACTAGAATTACGCGCCTTGCATTAAGAAGAAAAGGTGATTGTGCTCCTATGGCAATGATTGAGTTTACTTGTCAAAAAATTGATGAAAAGAGTATTTAG
- the secY gene encoding preprotein translocase subunit SecY, producing MAVSTTTLNAAPELKIKLLWTVGLLCAYRIGVHIPVPGVDGIALTHFFESVAGTLFGLFDMFSGGGLRNVSVFALGIMPYISASIIMQLLQVIIPDFKRMAKEEGAAGRYKITQYTRYGTVIITLIQGIGIAIGLESMYSPTNIPIVLEPGWVFRIVTVLTLTAGTVLIMWLGEQISEKGIGNGISLIIFSGIVVGIPGAIVKTYQLIILGDMNILIALVLMLFMFAVLTGVVFMERAQRRIPIQYAKRQLGRKVYGGQSTHLPLRVNTAGVIPPIFASSLLLFPATMASFDISDWLKDIAVWFSPSTILYNCIFLVLIFFFCYFYTAIIFDSKDISENLKKAGGFIPGIRPGEKTCEYLDGVLSRLTLWGGVYISIISILPMMLISQFNVPFYFGGTSILILVGVAMDFMSQIESHFISKQYEGLMNKKTKGRG from the coding sequence ATGGCCGTTAGTACTACAACTCTTAATGCAGCACCTGAATTAAAGATAAAATTATTATGGACAGTAGGACTTTTGTGTGCCTATCGTATTGGCGTCCATATTCCTGTTCCAGGAGTTGACGGAATTGCTCTTACTCATTTTTTTGAAAGTGTAGCAGGAACCTTGTTTGGATTATTTGATATGTTCTCAGGTGGAGGCTTGAGAAATGTATCAGTGTTTGCACTTGGGATTATGCCATATATTTCTGCTTCAATTATTATGCAGTTATTACAGGTAATTATTCCTGACTTTAAGAGAATGGCAAAAGAGGAAGGTGCAGCAGGACGATACAAAATAACACAATATACTCGTTATGGAACGGTGATTATTACTCTTATTCAAGGAATTGGCATTGCTATTGGTCTTGAAAGTATGTATAGTCCTACTAATATACCTATTGTATTGGAACCAGGCTGGGTATTTAGAATTGTAACAGTTTTAACCTTAACTGCAGGGACTGTTCTAATTATGTGGCTTGGTGAGCAAATTTCAGAAAAAGGTATCGGTAATGGAATATCTTTAATTATATTTTCTGGAATTGTTGTTGGTATTCCTGGTGCAATAGTCAAAACATATCAGTTAATAATACTTGGTGATATGAATATACTAATCGCATTAGTTTTAATGTTATTTATGTTTGCTGTATTAACTGGTGTTGTTTTTATGGAAAGAGCTCAACGAAGAATTCCTATACAATATGCAAAAAGACAGCTAGGAAGAAAGGTTTATGGTGGACAATCAACACACTTGCCTCTCCGTGTTAATACAGCAGGTGTAATTCCACCTATTTTTGCTTCAAGTCTTCTTTTATTTCCTGCTACAATGGCTAGTTTTGATATTTCTGATTGGTTAAAAGATATTGCAGTTTGGTTTTCGCCATCAACTATACTTTATAATTGTATTTTTTTAGTACTTATTTTCTTTTTTTGTTATTTTTATACAGCAATTATTTTTGATTCTAAAGATATTTCAGAAAATTTAAAAAAAGCTGGTGGTTTTATTCCTGGTATTCGTCCAGGAGAGAAGACATGTGAATATCTTGATGGAGTCCTTTCAAGACTTACTCTTTGGGGGGGGGTATATATTTCAATTATTTCAATTTTACCTATGATGCTTATTTCTCAATTTAATGTCCCATTTTATTTTGGGGGGACAAGTATTCTTATTTTAGTTGGTGTTGCAATGGACTTTATGTCTCAAATTGAGTCACATTTCATATCTAAACAGTATGAAGGGCTCATGAATAAAAAGACTAAAGGACGAGGCTAA
- the rpmJ gene encoding 50S ribosomal protein L36, which produces MKVRPSVKRICPKCKVIRRRGILRVICENPRHKQRQG; this is translated from the coding sequence ATGAAAGTTAGACCATCTGTAAAAAGAATTTGTCCCAAATGCAAAGTTATTAGGCGTAGGGGGATACTTAGAGTTATCTGTGAAAATCCTAGGCATAAACAACGCCAAGGTTAA
- a CDS encoding Na+/H+ antiporter NhaC family protein — protein sequence MIDETEKPNVVALFPLVIFLTLFIGTGIFLTFMGTEMAFYQLSATVAILPAICISVLQGKSNLSKNITIFLYGMGEINIVTMCLIYLLAGAFASVTTSIGCVSATVNFGLSLLSPSMILPGLFLTGAFISTAMGTSMGTIAAIAPIAVGVGQQTDISLSLLMGVVIGGAMFGDNLSFISDTTIAATRSQNCEMKDKFRMNFLIALPAALITIFLLWASGTSSYVVHNESYEFIKVLPYLVIITLAMIGMNVFVVLAVGILFSGILGLSTTNYSFLIWAQDIYKGFLGMNEIFVLSMLIGGLGELIRYHGGIAWLLKMVDTLVTHLSKRKSPKVGEWCIGLLVTLANLCVANNTVAIILTGKMSKEIADKHGISCRKSASLLDIFSCVIQGLIPYGAQLLLAGSISQVSPFSIAIENWYCMALFLAACISIWID from the coding sequence ATGATTGATGAGACTGAAAAACCAAATGTTGTTGCATTATTCCCGCTAGTTATATTTCTTACCCTCTTTATTGGGACTGGTATATTTTTAACTTTTATGGGAACAGAGATGGCTTTTTATCAGCTTTCAGCAACAGTCGCTATCCTCCCAGCTATTTGTATAAGCGTATTACAGGGGAAGTCTAATTTAAGCAAAAATATAACGATATTTCTCTATGGAATGGGTGAAATTAATATCGTTACTATGTGTTTAATTTATTTATTAGCAGGCGCATTTGCTTCTGTAACTACTTCTATTGGTTGTGTTTCAGCTACAGTTAATTTTGGTCTTTCTCTTCTTTCTCCTTCAATGATTTTACCTGGTCTTTTTCTTACTGGAGCTTTTATCTCTACAGCAATGGGTACAAGTATGGGAACTATTGCTGCTATAGCTCCTATTGCTGTTGGAGTAGGGCAGCAAACAGATATTAGCCTATCACTTCTTATGGGAGTAGTTATAGGTGGAGCTATGTTTGGTGATAATCTTTCTTTTATTTCTGATACAACTATTGCTGCAACACGTAGTCAAAATTGTGAGATGAAAGATAAGTTTCGGATGAATTTCTTGATAGCACTACCAGCAGCACTAATTACTATATTCTTACTTTGGGCTAGTGGTACATCTTCCTATGTGGTGCATAACGAGTCATATGAATTTATAAAAGTTTTACCATATCTTGTTATTATTACTTTAGCTATGATAGGTATGAATGTCTTTGTAGTGTTAGCTGTTGGGATACTTTTTTCAGGAATATTAGGTTTAAGCACTACAAATTATTCTTTTTTAATTTGGGCCCAAGATATCTATAAAGGTTTTTTGGGGATGAATGAAATATTTGTACTATCAATGCTTATCGGGGGCCTTGGAGAGCTTATAAGATATCATGGTGGTATTGCCTGGCTTTTAAAAATGGTAGATACTTTAGTAACTCATTTATCAAAAAGAAAATCTCCAAAGGTTGGAGAATGGTGTATAGGTTTACTTGTAACTTTAGCTAACTTATGTGTTGCTAATAATACAGTAGCAATTATCTTAACAGGGAAGATGAGTAAAGAAATTGCTGATAAACATGGGATTAGTTGCCGTAAAAGCGCTAGTTTATTAGATATTTTTTCGTGTGTCATCCAAGGGCTTATCCCGTATGGTGCACAGTTATTACTTGCAGGATCCATTTCACAGGTTTCTCCATTTTCTATAGCAATTGAAAATTGGTACTGTATGGCTTTATTTTTAGCTGCTTGTATCTCCATATGGATTGATTAA
- the rpsD gene encoding 30S ribosomal protein S4 produces MAKYNDAKCRLCRREGTKLFLKGDRCFTDKCAYDRRPYAPGQHGRVRKKMSDYAIQLREKQKVRRVYGVLEKQFREYFVHADMAKGITGVNLLSYLERRLDNVVYRLGLANSRVQARQLIRHGIFTLNGHKVTIPSLQVNVGDSIEVPEKNRKISVVADAQSIVGRRGCPSWLELDASTFKGVVKALPQREDIQFPINEHLIVELYSK; encoded by the coding sequence TTGGCTAAATATAATGATGCCAAATGTCGTTTATGTCGTCGTGAAGGAACTAAGCTTTTTTTAAAAGGTGATCGTTGTTTTACTGATAAGTGTGCATATGATCGTCGACCATATGCTCCTGGACAACATGGTCGTGTACGGAAAAAAATGAGTGATTATGCCATACAACTACGTGAGAAACAAAAAGTTCGTCGAGTATATGGTGTATTAGAAAAGCAGTTTCGAGAATATTTTGTCCATGCTGATATGGCAAAAGGTATTACAGGAGTAAATTTGCTTTCTTATTTAGAACGTCGTCTTGATAATGTTGTGTATCGTCTTGGACTTGCAAATTCACGCGTTCAAGCACGTCAACTTATTAGACATGGAATTTTTACATTAAACGGACATAAGGTCACTATCCCTTCATTGCAAGTTAATGTTGGAGATAGTATTGAGGTACCTGAAAAAAATCGTAAAATATCTGTTGTTGCTGACGCACAATCGATAGTTGGTCGTCGTGGGTGCCCATCTTGGCTTGAATTAGATGCTTCCACTTTTAAGGGTGTTGTAAAGGCGCTACCTCAGCGTGAAGATATTCAATTCCCCATTAATGAGCATCTTATTGTTGAGCTTTACTCCAAATAG
- the hisS gene encoding histidine--tRNA ligase, protein MNNIITAIKGFSDLFQPESNMFSYIEHTARAIFSLYNYEELRIPLLERTELFCRSIGLETDIVQKEMYTFLDRKNRSLTLRPEATASIIRAYIENKKYTQEAVSKFLSIGPMFRYERPQKGRMRQFHQVNCECLGVTDSYIDAEIIIMLMQFLTALEIKDIRLEINSLGCADCRPLYKDILQKWLDQLDTQTLCDDCQRRKETNPLRVLDCKVSFCKEKTSQAPHFLDYQCKTCLDQFSTVTTLLSLENIPYIINHRLVRGLDYYMRTTFEVISSNIGSQGAIAGGGRYNGLVAQLGGPDIPGIGFACGMERLALLLPRKDLPRPDFMIGVFIAEGKDKAFSISSQLHKAGFSGEMLFNLGSMKSLMRHANKARVRYCLLLGTEELALNSISIKNMDTGVQEKISLDKVSSYFITKLSK, encoded by the coding sequence ATGAATAATATAATTACAGCTATTAAAGGTTTTTCTGACTTATTTCAGCCAGAAAGTAATATGTTTTCATACATAGAACATACTGCTAGAGCTATTTTTTCTCTTTATAATTATGAAGAGTTAAGAATACCTCTTCTTGAGCGGACAGAACTTTTTTGTAGAAGTATTGGTTTAGAAACAGATATTGTACAAAAAGAAATGTACACATTTTTAGATCGTAAAAATCGATCACTTACATTACGACCAGAAGCAACAGCTAGCATTATTAGAGCATATATTGAAAATAAAAAATATACACAAGAAGCTGTGTCTAAATTTTTAAGTATAGGACCCATGTTTCGCTATGAACGTCCTCAAAAGGGGCGAATGCGACAATTTCATCAAGTTAATTGTGAATGTTTAGGAGTTACAGATAGTTATATAGATGCTGAAATAATTATTATGTTAATGCAATTTTTAACAGCATTAGAGATTAAGGATATTAGATTAGAAATTAACTCATTAGGATGCGCTGATTGTCGGCCATTATATAAAGATATATTACAGAAGTGGCTTGATCAGCTTGACACACAGACTTTATGTGATGATTGTCAGCGTAGAAAAGAAACAAATCCATTGAGAGTACTAGATTGTAAAGTTTCTTTTTGTAAAGAAAAGACAAGTCAAGCTCCTCACTTTTTAGACTATCAATGTAAAACCTGTCTTGATCAGTTTTCAACAGTGACAACTCTTTTAAGCTTAGAGAATATTCCATATATTATTAACCATCGTCTTGTACGTGGCCTTGATTATTATATGCGTACAACATTTGAAGTAATTTCTTCTAATATAGGTTCTCAAGGAGCCATTGCTGGGGGAGGACGTTACAATGGGTTGGTTGCACAGCTTGGTGGTCCTGATATCCCTGGTATTGGTTTTGCTTGTGGTATGGAGAGGCTAGCATTGCTTCTCCCACGAAAAGACTTGCCAAGGCCTGATTTTATGATTGGTGTTTTTATCGCTGAAGGAAAAGATAAAGCATTTTCTATTAGTTCACAATTACATAAAGCAGGTTTTAGTGGCGAAATGTTATTCAACTTAGGTAGCATGAAAAGTTTAATGAGACATGCTAATAAGGCAAGAGTACGTTATTGTTTGTTATTAGGAACTGAAGAGTTAGCATTGAATTCTATTTCTATTAAAAATATGGATACAGGAGTCCAGGAAAAAATTTCTTTAGATAAGGTCAGTTCTTATTTCATAACAAAGCTAAGTAAATAA